In a single window of the Flavobacterium sp. W4I14 genome:
- a CDS encoding putative ABC transport system permease protein (product_source=KO:K02004; cog=COG0577; ko=KO:K02004; pfam=PF02687,PF12704; transmembrane_helix_parts=Inside_1_20,TMhelix_21_43,Outside_44_287,TMhelix_288_310,Inside_311_334,TMhelix_335_357,Outside_358_376,TMhelix_377_399,Inside_400_431,TMhelix_432_454,Outside_455_677,TMhelix_678_700,Inside_701_721,TMhelix_722_744,Outside_745_758,TMhelix_759_781,Inside_782_798) translates to MFKLNLKIAWRNLWKNKGYTLINILGLSIGMASCILIFIFIRFQLSFDEGYQNEDRIYRVVTDWKYNAFDDFSAGVPIPFTAAARNEIAGIEKVGAIAKMDDIVHVKNDSGKEILKSNESIYFAEPEFFEVLHINWKYGKPAEALKAPNSVTLSEAMAIKYFGSINNAIGKSITLGTKTQLRVTGVFQDMPQNSSFPLKIVIAYQNLYDYYGNRDCWDCINSSLSSYVLLKEGLNKSDLDGAMAKFNKKYYADRKIEGNQVNRLQALKEIHFDERYDNYADATIAKSQIYGLAIIGLFLICTACINFINLNTAQAINRSKEVGVRKVMGSKRKQLIVQFLTETVVLVLIALLVACIISELAIPSMQNLFKNRITFSLFGHPVIFLFMILLVAFVSFLAGFYPAMIISGFNPALAIKNKVNLNNNGLSLRKILVVVQFAITVILIIGTIVIVNQMDYLQQKPLGFNSAAVVMVGMPGDNISRGKRDNFKERVLKIPGVQLLSYCQAPPLSQNVNSTNFTFNGVMNKDFEVRTCKADEDYFKLFDLKIIAGKIFMKSDTANGYVVNETFLKKVGISRPENALGKTINTNGINIPIVGVVKDYNDKSLKERISGLAISADKNQYWQAAIKLEGNHLIATTKQIEALWTNTFPNNIYDANFVNDRIKNYYESERVMGILFKVFASVIIFISFIGLFGLISFVAMQRTKEVAIRKVLGASTLQLVKMLNGSFLLMVFIANMVACPLAYLFVSKWLSGFAYRVDLSVWPFVMAMVISMLITLITVSFRSYKAANANTIDALKYE, encoded by the coding sequence ATGTTTAAACTCAACTTAAAAATCGCGTGGCGAAACCTTTGGAAAAACAAGGGGTATACCTTGATCAATATTCTGGGGCTTTCTATCGGGATGGCCAGTTGCATCCTCATTTTTATTTTTATCCGTTTTCAACTCAGTTTTGATGAAGGTTATCAAAATGAAGACCGGATTTATCGGGTAGTTACTGATTGGAAATATAATGCTTTTGATGATTTCTCTGCCGGCGTGCCCATACCTTTTACCGCGGCAGCAAGAAATGAAATAGCAGGTATAGAAAAAGTTGGTGCCATAGCTAAAATGGATGATATAGTACATGTTAAGAATGATAGCGGTAAGGAAATTTTAAAGAGCAATGAGAGCATTTACTTCGCCGAACCCGAATTTTTTGAGGTACTCCATATCAACTGGAAATATGGCAAACCAGCGGAAGCGTTAAAAGCACCTAACAGTGTAACCCTATCTGAAGCGATGGCCATTAAATATTTTGGCAGCATAAACAATGCAATAGGCAAAAGTATTACGCTAGGCACAAAGACACAATTAAGGGTTACTGGGGTATTTCAGGATATGCCACAAAACTCAAGTTTTCCACTAAAAATAGTAATCGCTTACCAAAATTTATATGATTATTATGGTAATAGGGATTGCTGGGATTGCATAAACTCGAGCTTAAGTAGTTATGTATTGCTTAAAGAAGGACTGAACAAATCAGATCTTGATGGTGCAATGGCAAAATTTAATAAAAAATATTATGCAGATAGGAAAATTGAAGGCAATCAGGTCAACAGACTTCAGGCTTTAAAAGAGATCCATTTTGATGAGCGTTATGATAATTATGCAGATGCAACAATCGCCAAAAGCCAGATTTATGGTCTTGCCATTATCGGATTGTTTTTAATCTGTACCGCCTGTATTAACTTTATTAATTTAAATACGGCACAGGCCATTAACCGATCTAAAGAGGTTGGCGTACGAAAAGTAATGGGAAGCAAACGTAAACAGCTTATTGTGCAGTTTTTAACCGAAACGGTTGTATTGGTATTAATTGCCTTATTGGTCGCCTGCATCATTAGCGAGTTGGCCATACCGTCCATGCAGAACCTTTTCAAAAATCGAATTACCTTCAGTTTGTTCGGTCATCCGGTTATTTTCTTATTTATGATTTTGCTGGTTGCATTTGTTAGCTTTTTGGCTGGCTTTTATCCGGCTATGATTATATCTGGCTTCAATCCTGCTTTGGCCATAAAAAATAAAGTTAACCTTAATAATAATGGTTTAAGCCTGCGTAAAATCTTAGTTGTGGTTCAGTTTGCAATTACTGTTATACTTATCATCGGAACCATTGTAATTGTAAATCAAATGGATTACCTGCAACAAAAACCATTAGGTTTTAATTCTGCTGCGGTAGTAATGGTGGGAATGCCTGGAGACAATATAAGCAGGGGCAAGCGTGATAATTTTAAAGAAAGGGTTTTGAAAATCCCTGGTGTACAGTTGTTAAGCTATTGCCAGGCACCACCTTTATCTCAGAATGTAAATTCTACTAATTTTACCTTTAATGGGGTAATGAATAAAGATTTCGAGGTACGAACCTGTAAGGCCGACGAGGATTATTTTAAGCTTTTTGATTTAAAAATAATTGCCGGTAAAATTTTTATGAAAAGCGATACTGCCAATGGATATGTGGTGAATGAAACTTTCCTTAAAAAAGTCGGTATAAGCAGGCCCGAAAATGCCTTGGGCAAAACAATCAATACCAATGGAATTAATATTCCCATTGTCGGGGTGGTGAAAGATTATAATGATAAATCGTTGAAAGAAAGAATTTCGGGTTTGGCTATTTCTGCAGATAAAAATCAATATTGGCAGGCTGCGATAAAGTTAGAAGGCAACCATCTGATCGCTACAACGAAACAAATAGAAGCCTTATGGACTAATACTTTTCCGAACAACATTTACGATGCAAATTTTGTTAACGACAGGATAAAAAATTACTACGAAAGTGAACGGGTTATGGGAATATTATTTAAAGTATTTGCCAGTGTAATCATTTTTATTTCCTTTATAGGTTTGTTTGGTCTAATCTCTTTTGTGGCCATGCAAAGAACAAAAGAAGTGGCTATCCGTAAAGTTTTGGGTGCATCTACCTTACAATTGGTGAAAATGCTTAACGGATCTTTTTTATTGATGGTATTTATCGCAAACATGGTAGCATGTCCGCTGGCTTATTTATTTGTTTCGAAATGGCTTTCGGGCTTTGCCTATAGGGTAGATCTGAGCGTTTGGCCATTTGTTATGGCTATGGTGATATCAATGCTGATTACTTTAATAACAGTAAGCTTTCGATCTTATAAAGCCGCGAATGCAAACACTATTGATGCACTTAAATATGAATAA